A window of Mytilus edulis chromosome 10, xbMytEdul2.2, whole genome shotgun sequence contains these coding sequences:
- the LOC139490856 gene encoding 3 beta-hydroxysteroid dehydrogenase/Delta 5-->4-isomerase type 6-like — MENRTNMDIITVTGGSGFLGQHIVKMLQERTNYVSEIRVLDLVQHKNLLCYEENVPVSMHQGSITDINTITEAIKGSQSVIHVAGLISFGTFPDTPAMEAINVQGTQNIIQSCLDTNVERLVFCSTVDVVIGHDAINNGDETAPIPKSFLFPGYPESKYRAECLVRKASGQKCKNGRYLKTAILRANVMYGELDPYYVTNGLQSAKANKNVLYQVGNGTAKFQQTYVGNSAWAFICADKSLRENKINSGEVFFIPDNTPVQNTFRFMRIFLETRHLQLSKYKIPHSLVYYPVLILEWILYILAPIHKVSLPVVSCSIKYINMNLYFSGRKAQDQLGYEPVYTPEESISRSLKYYASVKLK, encoded by the exons ATGGAAAACAGAACCAATATGGACATCATAACTGTGACGGGTGGATCCGGATTCTTGGGGCAACACATAGTCAAGATGTTGCAGGAAAGAACAAATTACGTGTCAGAAATCAGAGTACTAGATTTAGTTCAGCATAAAAACCTACTAT GCTATGAAGAAAATGTACCAGTCAGCATGCACCAAGGGAGTATCACAGATATAAACACTATCACTGAAGCTATCAAAGGAAGCCAGAGTGTAATACATGTAGCTGGACTTATAAGCTTTGGCACATTCCCAGACACTCCTGCAATGGAAGCAATCAACGTACAAG GTACTCAAAATATCATCCAAAGCTGTCTAGATACTAATGTTGAACGTTTAGTGTTCTGTAGTACTGTAGATGTAGTGATAGGTCACGATGCCATAAACAATGGAGATGAAACAGCACCCATCCCGAAATCATTTCTTTTCCCGGGATATCCAGAGTCGAAGTATAGAGCAGAATGTCTTGTTCGCAAAGCCAGTggacaaaaatgtaaaaacg GAAGATATTTAAAGACTGCTATTTTAAGAGCCAATGTCATGTATGGTGAGTTAGACCCATACTATGTAACAAATGGACTTCAATCAGCAAAAGCAAACAAGAATGTTCTTTACCAAGTGGGAAATGGAACTGCAAAATTTCAACAGACTTATGTCGGAAATTCAGCATGGGCATTTATCTGTGCAGACAAATCTTTGAGagaaaataaaatcaacagtGGAGAAGTTTTCTTTATACCTGATAACACACCTGTCCAGAACACCTTTAGATTCATGAGAATCTTCTTAGAGACGAGACATCTGCAACTGTCAAAGTACAAAATTCCACACTCTTTAGTGTACTATCCTGTATTGATATTGGAATGGATATTATACATATTAGCACCTATACACAAAGTCAGTCTACCTGTTGTTAGTTGCAGTATTAAGTACATAAACATGAATCTATATTTCAGTGGGAGGAAAGCTCAAGACCAATTAGGGTATGAACCTGTTTATACTCCAGAGGAAAGCATTTCAAGAAGTCTCAAGTACTATGCTTCTgtcaaattaaaatga